A segment of the Zingiber officinale cultivar Zhangliang chromosome 8B, Zo_v1.1, whole genome shotgun sequence genome:
ATTAATCCTGTCTCCattgaaattaaaaaatgagTTCTCGCTTTTCAAATTAAGGATGCTCACTGTCTTTCTCTTTACATACTGAAATTTACTAGTCACTTTGGTTGCCTCTTTTATTCATCTGTTTCTCTGATTTTATATCAACATTGGACCTAGAGCTTTGTTATAGTATTCTCTTGGTTATACTGCAAAAATTTGTTGTAACAAAGAATGCTTTGTGTATTTGCTTAGCTTGGCTTCCTTCAGATAAATTCGAGGAAATTATTTTCTATTGTGGTATTAATTAGGGATTAAGAAATTTAGACATTTATCTACATTTTGAAGGAATAGGATGGAAATATGATTGCTTGTGTGGAGCATGGATTTTTTTtgtaatatataaaataattacttGTCTAGTCACTTTTCGGTATCATTAACTATCATATCTTTGGGCATTCAAACCTATATTACTCGACCATGGACTTGATTTTGTATTAAAGAGATTATTCTATTTTCTAGTTTTCCTTCATTTACTTTTCTATACAGAACGTAGTAACTGTTATACCTTATGACCTATGCCTTCAAGATTAGAATACTTCATTTATTGGTTTTCATCATCCTTATGAAGTTGTATTTCTTAGCGTCAATGCCATTTAATGTTGGTTGTCTAGCAAGCCTCAACCTTCTAGTTTTACATCATTTGTTGTTTTTCTCTACACAGATGCATGGTGAAATATGCTTTTAAGAGCATTTCTTGTACTGGTTCTTCAAAATGGAGCTCCAATTCCCATCTTTTTCATTAATGATCCCTAAACTAGTTTTCTGACAGCATTAACATGACATTATGAATATTTGTGAAGTTATGTGATTAGTCATTATTTTACTTAGTGGAGGAAGAACTCTTGTATACCAATCTTCTGTAAACTTTGATGAGTCAGTGCGTAAAGCAAAGATTGGTGGATAAATACCTTAACATTTTCCTATCTTCTTTCCCTGTAATGGAAAAAATCTTTGTAGTGCCAAATATTGGATTAGAAATGGAGAACTGCTTAGATGCAATCAGTGGATCACCCTGGCCTtttccctatatatatatatatatgagcctGCAAAACccccataaaaataaaatatagattCACAGTTAGCTAACATTTCTAAAAGATTAATCATTTTGCTCACACCTGTGACTCTAATAAGTAATGGTGCCAGTGGATCTTCACCTTTATTTTCTGGGAAAAAATTGTTTAATGTGTATctgctaactagttcttttacattGCTTCTGCACAGTTTTAGTGAAACAATcggttaagaatttttttttgagttttgaCTCATGCTCTTCAAACGAGGAAGgcgaagaccaaaaaagacttggtaataataaaacaaaataaaatttatttaagtataaatgatgatatagtaggagatagagcggtgtaaaaggatccatatagctgaCTCCATCTAGTGGGATAAAACTTAGTTGTTGTTTTGACTCATGGTGTTCACTCTGCCATTTTGTAGACTACCTGTTTTGCGTTTTTTGTGGCTGGGAATACTTTTGTTATGCCTAATTCTTCTTGCTTTGCTATTTGTTGTGTATTAGCAGAAACCATTCTCAAGGGTGAAAGAAGGCTCTTCTGTTAGACCTAAAGGTACAACACTTGAACGGGCTATACGCGATCTCGAAATGATAGTGGCTGAATGTAAACCTTCTGAACTCCAGATTATTTAGTCATTAACAGcattttattttttgaacttcAAGAACATGGTTCTGTAGGTAGACCACCAACTCTTATTGTTCGAGATGCAGATCCTGCATTTCAAAGCATCAAAAGGAGACTTCCCCAGCCTGTAAAACAGAAGCTTGCTAAAGTAGCCCGATTATCGGTATTGTTGAATGGCCTTTATTCTCATTACCTTTGTAGAGATCTCCACTGCTACTAAAGAAAAACATCAACGTACCCTATATGTTTCCAATTTGTTGGAGCTCATACTAGAGGATCTTTAAAAGTTTAGTATGGTACGCTTTGGTTTTGACATAGGGGATTAGTTGCCTTTAGCTAGGAGAATGAGACTTCTATGAATTCCTTAGTTCATCTGCCAAATGTATCAGGAGGAACATAGTCCAATGTATGTATTCAATACCTACTAAttggacattttttttcttttgcttttctgTAGACATATTAGGGATTTACTACCCTGGTATGTAAAATTCAGTTGTTTCATAGCTGTGATCAGagttttaaatatgtttttacaCACATTGGGGCACCATGTAACATTACGGGCAATCTCCTTCAGATGGAACACTTTGAGATGATCAAGCGAAGCTCTGGAACAACTCTGGAacatctttttctttttcttcctacaATCTGTACCAACACATGGTATGGGCGTTGGCACTGAAACCAAAATCACTTTAGTCATTCACTAATATCAGTATCTGAACCTATATAATTTTGGCCAATCACCATTATTGACATCTAAATTTTTGTTGCAATTGCTATGCATCGTAGACCTATTACTCTTAATGCTATATAATGTTTCTGTTTTTGTTTAAGTTGCAAAGCTTCAAAAAGGttatatatgtaaaaaaaaagggtagctcggtgcacgaagctcctgccaATGCAGGGTTCCGGGGAAGGGTCTATTATATGCAACCTTATCCTTTTGTAAGAGGCTATTTTCAAGACTCAAACATGTAACCTTTAGGTCGATATCAACTTTATTATTGCACCAAGACTCCCCTTCAACTTTACatatggagcaagaagcaaaaataaataaatattgaaTTCATGTTACCTCTTCATGTAGTattgtcatcttcctcttcctatCATTAGCATATGCCAGCGAGACTCAGTTGGCAACAAGCAGCAGCAGCATCCAAATTTCTTGTATATTTCATCAGGAATTCAAATCTAatgaaacataaaaaaatttgTCTGCCCATGTTTGTGCTTGTTCCGATTATTTGCATTGGGCTACATATGGATGCTATCCATCCATCTGAGTTATATGCAAAATATCATTATCATCGTTACAGCTcaatatgtttcatgatacaaaCAAACATTTAATAACTTTATATGATTGGAAGAAGAAAAAAGTTTTTGCAATTTTCCAATGGATACAGTTTTGTGGGTCTGACTAAATTGTATCCACCTATTTCAAAATGTTATTTTCTTGTAATTTATGAGCCTCTTGGCACCGGTCACATCTGCTAGTGCTAGCACATGATGGAATTCCATCCAACATGCTCACTGTGTTGCTTTTGTGACTTTTCTTTGATTCTTCAACATTTCTTTTCTTGTTTACCTGTAAATTATATCAAATGTTAAATTATGCTTAGCAAATTCTTTTTCACCTCTGGATCAGCAGTTCATAATCAAAAGAAGTCACTTTTTTTAGGCGAGCCAAGGTAAAATTTCAGAAGATGAGTTGGTAGATCGACTTATGGGCATTCTAGGTCACCTAATGCAGCGCAAGACATTGAAGGTAACCTTTATGACAAGTTAAATGGAGTAGGGAATTAGGTATGCTGCTTTATTTTGACAGAATATAATTATGACTCGTTATTTACGTATTCTAATGGTAtacattttattaattcaatataaTGGCTTCAAATTTCAGTGCTTATGGATAAACACAAGATTTAAAGTATCATTTTGTGCTAGAGTTTTGGTGTACGGGTTGGAATAGGATGGTTTTAGTATTGTGCCGTGTTGACACTCAGCAcacttcttattattcttgctttTCTTGACACTTCAACTGGTTCAATGGTGTATAAATGAGTTATGATTCTCTATGTTGACtgaatataattttgaaattatttaccTAGACAAATGATATAGTTATATTGCTCTATGTTGACCGAATATAACTATGACATTATTTATCTAGTCTAATGCTATACCTTTTTATTAAATCAATATAATGGGTTCAAATTTCAGTACCTGTGTTGATTGGTATCAATCAACACTTAAATTCATTAGCCAAGAATATGCAAAATGATAAATAAACCATGGCTCACAGTTAATAAGCTACTACATCATTTCCTCACGGCTTGAAATTGTAAGCACATGCTTCAAATAACTGATCAATTCACTTCCTTCTTAATATTTGGTTACTGGTTTGGAAAGAGATAAATCAATCAGTCTGAAGGGACATATGTTcttgtttctgtattttttttattaaatatttcattTCTATTTGATTGGTGGATGTTTTATGTGGTTAAGTATTCCTTCACTTcgattctttttcttttgtacatCTTATTAGAAAAACATGCGAGCAATGGTTGAGTTAGGTAATTCAGCAAAACAGCAGAAAGCCAATAGATTCGAACAGATAAAAAAGGAGGTTAATGAGATGGTTAGAGCACGGGTTTCTCAGTTGAAGTCCCAGGTAATAGTTAATTGCTGGGCACGTAAATTTCTGAGATTGCATACCATTGATAGATCCATAACTTCAAATAGTTGGGATTGATGGTCTGTTATTGTTGTCTCTCATTAGTGAATTTATTTCAGCTATTACCTTGTCAGTTCTTATGGTGAACTTATATTTCAGTTGGCTGAGCAACAAGAAGGTTCAACTATTGACTTTAGGGAAACCAATAATGATGAAAGAAGAGCCCTGAAAGGAAGTATGGATTCTTCACTAGAAGACAAAATTTGTGAACTCTATGATTTGTATGTTGAGGTACCAAGTGCTGCTAATATCTTGTTTCTTTTTATGATGACATACAGTTTTGATACAAAATTTCTCTAATATACTGAAGTCAAAATAGATAGTTCGCGGAGATTTCTGTGCGATTAGATAATGTTAGTGTTAATGGAATTTTAAAAGGCCAGTGTTAGTAAGATTTGAAATCGTATCCTAGAATTGATATTGTTGAATTATCCAGCGCAAGTTGAATACTCCAATGATCCATTTTTAGTCTGCACAAGGTTTTAGGTCTCAGTCCAGTGCTAGCATGCTACTTGATATGACAGAGTTTAACGGCTCCTACCTGTACTCAAACAGTATTGGCTGGCACAGGTTCTTTGCTGACCTGACGTCATGCCAATCCTGGTCCACACATGACCTTACACTCGAACCAGTACGTGTTGCCCATCTCAGGTCGCGCGACTAGGATTCCAAACTCCAAGTTAGGTATTGGATGTTGggttatttgaaaatttatattaTTCATTTCAGGGAATGGACGAGGACAAAGGCCCTCAAAGCAGGAAACTCTATTTAGAGgtagtattaaattattaaaatgatcTCTTGATCAGTTACTTGTTGATATTTCTTTTTGGAGGTCTCTTTATTAGTTACTACTTTATATTTAGTAACTATTTTTCATTAGTtactatttattaattttatttcactTTGAtgacttatatatatattttttcattgaAATGTTTGTTCTACATCCCAGCTTGCAGAATTGTGGCCAAATGGTTACATGGATAACATAGGCATCAAAGATGCTATTTACAGATCGAAAGAAAGGAAAAGAGCACTTTTGCAGCATAAGGTCTTGATATCCCACCTATCTGTTAcccttcttttgttttttttttttgcaaattatttcattatctgaacctttaattaattaattagaatggTATTTATCTTTAATGCATGCCATTATGTTCCATTTAACATTTAAAACGTGTTATACCTAAATGTTATTACTTTGTAttttttcatgaaaaaaaaatgtttgtagATTTGGTAACGTGCACTGTTTGTTGATTTATCAAACATGTTAGGCATGCAACCATACTTGTCTTTGTTATTCCCCTGCAGAATTCAAATGATGTTTCTGAAGTTTGATAAAGATTGAGAAATCTCTCGCTGACAATGGAGCATTAGTAATAGAACTTGTAGGCCAGGGTTTGCCTGCCTTAAGATATAGCTCAAGAACAAGAGAAGATTTTCTTCCCACTGAAATGCATTGTGAacaaatattatataatttgattTCACCCACTAACTTTTCTGAATCAACAGAACCCTACCGACTACACAGTGATTTGGATATCctaattattttttagaaaaatagtcTGCTCTCCGCTTCTTGTTATTGTTGACCTTTCTTTTTTTTCCGTATGCACGTTAAATTGACATTCTTTTATACTCTTTTTAGGCTCGTGATGAAGagagaatcaaaagaaaaaagtTGGCTTCTGCGATTAGAGCAGGCGAATCCAGTCCAGCTTCTCAATCACGGGGTTCACAAGAGAAGACATTTCCTGCCATTGATACAGCTGCCAAGTACCTCCCAACCACTAAGCTTGTTCCTAATCAAGTTTTCTGTTCAACCAGCACAGCCGTGGATGCAACACTACCTTATACTAATTCTATCCAACCTGTATCGAAAAATTCTGACAAGGCTAGAAATGCTGATGCGAGAACAAACCACGAGGATGTAAAGAAaaatttgagaaggaagatggaATCCGAGTCGAGCGAGACCCGTGTTCAGCATGCCATGGATAAACAAAAGTCTCCTAAGCTTCCTGATGAAACAAATGCAAGCAACCATCCTAAGCCGAACCCTGAATCGGCTGGCCCTCCAGGTTCTGACCAGGCAAACTGATTTCCCAACaaagaaagattaaaaattaAGCAAGGCTCAATTgattttttccccttctttttcTAATTCTATATCATAATCTTCTCGACCAATCGTAGTCCCTCTGAAGTATCATTTGATGTGAATTGCTGACATGGCTTGACATTTAGGCTGTCCCTGCGATTACGAACTGATCTTTTTACTAGAACAAATGAGTATTGCCATGTCTCTTTCAATGAATATTCTCAAACCGTTTGAGTTtcatttactttattttttaagttgtatTTACTTAAATCTTAATAGCTTTTTAGCTTAGCCATTAGTCATAGTTCCACAAGATTGGCATtttaacatgctttagttattgtAATTATTTAGATTTATATAATTGATTTTTATGTAAGATTTAATGcttctataaattatttttaataaaaattttaaaatagttaattTCGGATGATTTATAAAATTGTAATAGGTatgctttattattattattattattataaattaatatatgTTTGTATTAGGTTTTTTTACCGTTTCttattcttaattaatttaatgacatggtcaattttaaatttaattttctttaaatattctACAGTAAATTACTAAATTATGTAAAAGTTGTTCTAGGAGTTATAGTGTCTTGGTAGAATATCCAGGTACCTAAGTTATgacatatttataaaaaaaaaaaaatctctaaatgAAGTACGCAATCAAAGGATGTTAGATTCTTGGGTTGTCTATTGCGTGTACTTTCCAATTATCTAAGTGGTTGGTGGAAAAAATTTGCGGGACTGGATCGGTCATTGCAGGGCTAGTTAATGAGGTTAAAtgaatttatcaattttttttaattatgtaaaaattgttaaaaattcaaatcattggtaagttttaaaattattaaatcacatATCTAATTTCATTTTTGCCCCTTTAAATCGATCGTTACATTGCAACAATAAATTCAAATATTATTCATTAACATAAAATGTCCTAAATCTATTACTATATTGTAATAAtcgattaaaaaatttaattcatgtttaaaaaattactgcTCTCAATATGGTGTATGAAAATGACGTTTGAGAGCATAAGTATAATTCGgagaattagataaatatatatgatttggtttcatattattttgagTTTATCTAGTTTCCCTTATTTAATATGTCATTATTGAGAGTAGTAATTTTTGAAACACGAATTAGATTTTTCGAAAacatttgtgtttaaaaaattgtTGCTTTTAATATGATATATAGAAATGATGtttgagggtatgaatataattaacaaaactatATGAACACATAGATGTTGGCAAAAGACAAATACGCTCGCCCTCAGCgtcccccgccaacccgtccagggccaacacggaggaggtaaatcatgggcggctactagcctttggaatagtgattagcacataagggagacatttacctagATGAACACATAGATGATAGTAAAATAGGTTGATAAATCTCAACGCAAATCTTATGCATTCTATTCAATTCTTAAGAAATTATAAATTAGGTAGATAAAATTATGGAAGCGTACCAGAATACATAGTATGCAGTCAATTTTGGGCAAGATATTCAATTTGCAGATTTTCCTTAGTATCTAGAGAGTTTTGTCGATgaggaaaacaaaataaaagcaTCGTCTATAAACTGGAACCATAACCCTTATTTATAGAACATAAGTTTGCCTATTCTATTTTGACccctcaacaaattagaaattacaTATGGTATCCACATTAATATATTCATAACAATAAAGCCCTTAAATCATATTCCTTAATGAtaaatttgatcacattaaattatgacttatttaattaacgacattagacatttataattacagttatggtcccaaaattctaacaatctcccactggaCCATATGTGTAAACTTATAAATGTTAACCTTAATGAGCTCATAACTTTTGTGATCATAGTCATAGGGCTTCCTTAACAATCTCGTCCATTAATTATATAGATATAGGAGCAATGTTGTCATTGTTGTATTTATCACAATTAAACCATCAATGGCCACATACATCAATATAATCAAATGACATAGATCAATTATGAATATGTGTCATGAATACATGCAAATTGACCTATTCATGTCAATTTTTAACTGATCCTCCTTATAATCAAAGTGAGATCAAAACGTTAACTTAAGTTATACAAAGTATAATGAAGTAAACATTGAATTTTATATCTGATGAGATAATCTCCAAATACATAAGTTTTAACAATATAACCAAACATATATAGTACAAACTTCCACTAGATCTAGATTTTACCAAATTGAATAACACTCATATGAGTGGTATGCTCATAGAAGACATTGGGTGGTAAACCTTTTGTAAAAAGATCTACTATCATAGAGTTTGTACTTATGTGTTCTATAGAAATTTGTCCACTTTATACTCTTTCTTTCACAACAAGGAACTTGATTTCGATGTGCTTCAATTTTGTCGAGCTCTTATTATTGTTAGAATACAATACAGCTGATTGATTGTCACAAAATAACTTCAATGGTCTTTTAACCCTTCCCAAAATATGCAATCTAGTGATAAAATTTTTCCGCCATATTCTATGATTAGATGACTCGTAACATGCTATAAACTCTGCTGCCATGGTAGAAGAAGCTATCAGTGCTTGTTGGCACTTCCAAGAAATAGCTCCACTGGCCAATAGAAAAACATAGCCTGAAGTGGATCTCAATTCTCATGCTATCTTGGCATCTTGCAAAATTAGAATCAAAATATCTCATGATCTCAAGAGTATCTGACCTCTTATATGTGAGCATGTAATCAGTTGTTCTCTTTAAATATCTCATTACCCTCTTTGCTGCtttccaatgatccattcctgggTTGCTTAAATATCTGCTCAATACTCCAACAATGTACACAATATCCGAGCACATACAAACTTGagtatacataagacttcctacagctgaagcatagggAATCTTTTGCATTTCTTGAGTCTCAAGGTTTCCTTTAGGGCATTGTTTAAGACTAAACTTGTCTTCTTTAGCGACCGGGGTATTACCTGATTTGCAATCTTGCATGCCAAATCTTTTAAGCACCTTATCGATATAGTTCTTTTGTGATAATCCAAGAATACCTTGAGAACGATCTCGATGTATTTGGATTCCTAATACAAAAGATGCGTTAccaagatattttattttaaaatatctagATAGAAATTTCTTGGTATCGTTTAACATACCTACATCGTTTGTGGCAAgcaaaatatcatcaacatatagaaCCAAGAAGATATGTTTACTCCCACTGAACTTATGATACACACAACCATCTACCAAATTCACCTCAAAACCAAATGAGATTATTATTTGATGAAATTTATGGTACCATTGACGAGATGCTTGTTTTAACCTATAGATAGACTTCTTAAGTTTGTAAACCATACTCTTTGGATCTCCCGATATAAAGtattctggttgcaccatatagatTGGTTCATCAATGTCTCCATTgagaaaagttgtcttgacatccatctaaTGGAGTTCCATATCGAAGTGCGCAACAAGTGTCATGATTGTCTTTAAAGAGTCCTTTGTTGAAAATGGAGAAAAGATCTCCTTAAAGTCAATCCCATATTTTTTAGTATAGACTTTAGCTATAAGACGTGATTTATACCTTTCCACATTACCGTTTGAATCtcatttggttttaaaaattcgCTTACAACCAATGAGTTTCACGCCTTCTGGTAATAGGACAAGTTTCTAAACTTTATTGTCTTGCATTGACTTATACTCCTCATTCACTGCCTCAATCTACTTTTGAGAATTTGAATCTTGCATGGCTTGATGAAAGTTGATCGAATCATCCTCTGTCataccatcattttcctcatgTTCTTGAAGGTGTACTATGTAATCATACGAAATAACACTCCTCCTTTCTCTAGTGGACCTTCGTAAAGGCACTTGTTCTACATACAATGATTCTTGAGGTTGTTGAGTTTGTTCTTCTATGAGTGATTAACAATGTCTTGTTGTTCTTGTATTGCATCTTGATCACTGACAGGAATAAAATCCTGATCATTATCAAAAGCAATTATAGGAATATAAACCATTTCCTCTTGAAGAGTAGtgaaaatacattcctcctcaaaGACAAGATCTGTTACTTTATtctccccaaaaaaaaaaaaaacttaatatcCTTAAAGAATGTTGTGGTTCTCGTCTTAAATATGGTCTTTACTTTGGGATCATAAAACTTATAGCCCCGTGATCGCTcagaatatccaataaagtagctacTTATAGTTCTGGAGTCCAATTTCTTTTCATATGACCTATACGGTCTAGCTTCAGCTGGACATccccaaatatgaaaatatttgagaCTTGGCTTTCGCCTTTTCCAAAGCTCAAAAGGTgtttttgttggttagtcctaagaaaatcgtaccggttccactgtacaaaattttttgtacaagtgtcgaacatttccttaaataacctattgtgttctttagaagttaaattaggaatcgcagacggaacttaacatcattgattccaaatttaacttatctgttcttaatggtttagatttgaaacacaagcggaacttaacactattgattcaaatctacctaagttattaattccataaatattaatttccaaaatcggcttccaggactgcatggcgaggcacatggccttcttggatataggagcaaccaccaccgcctaggcaaagccttttaaggaaagataatatttatttccttaaataactctaggttaaccaaaaagaacaatcgaatcacaaattcgaaaaaataaaataaaagaaacacaacttcgaaacaaatccgaaaactctagaatcatatgcctcttgtgtttggtatttccaaaaataacttatacaaagaaaactagtatgatgcggaaaacaattactagttatacctttctttgtaagcaaaaataacctcttgatcttctaccgtattcctcttctaacctcggacgttgtatggacaacgatcttccgagatgagaaccaccaagcaccttcttcttccttctaggtttcggccaccaagagctcctccaaagatgaagaggttcggccaccaccaagctccaagggatgctagaaatatcgcctccttttctctccttcttctccaagcaagatccggccaccacaaggactccaaggatgagatgaggttcggccacaagatggagaagagagaaagaggaggggccggccacacccaaggagaaaaagagaggagaaaaataatagagttgttcgccatgaaggcacctctatcccttcttttataatccttggtcttggcaaataaggaaatttaattaaaaacttccttaattcttttgccatgaaaaggaaaaaatttatttaattaaaaacaattttccttttcattattaatgaaaaggaaattttataaattaaaatctttcttttaaatatgtggataatttccaaaaaagaaagttatctctaaaaattaacaTCTTTTTTCAatctatcaaatcttttcttaatcttttatagaaactaataaaagagaatatttaatttttaaactatcttttaaattatgaacatggtaaaaaaaggaaagttttctcaaaattaaaatctcctttcaatctacaaataaggaaagattttaaatcttttcttaatcttttgtagaaatctataaaaagaaagatttaaattttaaactctcttttaaaaccatgatatccacataagaaataattttaataaaaatttcttttaattttctagtggccggccacctaagcttgggacccaagctttggccggccaccaacttggctcatccacttggtcttggccgaccctagcttgggttccaagctagcttggccggccccattaggatgggtaagaaggtgggtatgcgggggggtataaatctctatatacaagaggctacaatagggaccgagatgaggaattgattttggtctcccgatgaaaataagcttcccgtgttcgccccgaacacacaacttaattccatcaataataattcattccactaaagaactattattgaactaccgcaccaatcccaaattacattttgggttccttattattatgagtgtgctagtctccatgtgtttaagatgtcgaatgtccactaattaagtgagttactgacaactcatttaattaatatcttagtccaagagtagtaccactcaactttatcgtcatgtcggactaagtccacctgcaggatttaacatgacaatccttatgagctcctcttggggacattatcaacctagatcactaggacacattttccttctataatcaacaacacacactataagtgatatcatttcccaacttatcgggattattgatttatcg
Coding sequences within it:
- the LOC122014923 gene encoding ubinuclein-1-like isoform X3: MCYMLPGLYCLWGHQPSAADPKDAVPPPNRFSAVIEKIERLYVGNQSSDEELDGIPDDDQYDTEDSFIDDAELDEYFQVDKMSTKHNGYFVNKGKLEQIESSLTPKEAPKKRRRKDTPKLHGDGSHIIVSNDPANAGKVRAKDAARSSSVAGRKLNHAKVYASYGEHYNEEGRLLKYRPKATTTVSKRKSVDFTTTSEEQSIARLPYKDISSTPSGLKDFDKHKANVGTSHRSRASDFLDQAHRDKGQVYFQSKKLLNGQTREASTKVRHADRYNSGDAFSMNSSGSSYHVHSAQKPFSRVKEGSSVRPKGTTLERAIRDLEMIVAECRPPTLIVRDADPAFQSIKRRLPQPVKQKLAKVARLSASQGKISEDELVDRLMGILGHLMQRKTLKKNMRAMVELGNSAKQQKANRFEQIKKEVNEMVRARVSQLKSQLAEQQEGSTIDFRETNNDERRALKGSMDSSLEDKICELYDLYVEGMDEDKGPQSRKLYLELAELWPNGYMDNIGIKDAIYRSKERKRALLQHKARDEERIKRKKLASAIRAGESSPASQSRGSQEKTFPAIDTAAKYLPTTKLVPNQVFCSTSTAVDATLPYTNSIQPVSKNSDKARNADARTNHEDVKKNLRRKMESESSETRVQHAMDKQKSPKLPDETNASNHPKPNPESAGPPGSDQAN
- the LOC122014923 gene encoding ubinuclein-1-like isoform X5; protein product: MCYMLPGRAFSPPSAADPKDAVPPPNRFSAVIEKIERLYVGNQSSDEELDGIPDDDQYDTEDSFIDDAELDEYFQVDKMSTKHNGYFVNKGKLEQIESSLTPKEAPKKRRRKDTPKLHGDGSHIIVSNDPANAGKVRAKDAARSSSVAGRKLNHAKVYASYGEHYNEEGRLLKYRPKATTTVSKRKSVDFTTTSEEQSIARLPYKDISSTPSGLKDFDKHKANVGTSHRSRASDFLDQAHRDKGQVYFQSKKLLNGQTREASTKVRHADRYNSGDAFSMNSSGSSYHVHSAQKPFSRVKEGSSVRPKGTTLERAIRDLEMIVAECRPPTLIVRDADPAFQSIKRRLPQPVKQKLAKVARLSASQGKISEDELVDRLMGILGHLMQRKTLKKNMRAMVELGNSAKQQKANRFEQIKKEVNEMVRARVSQLKSQLAEQQEGSTIDFRETNNDERRALKGSMDSSLEDKICELYDLYVEGMDEDKGPQSRKLYLELAELWPNGYMDNIGIKDAIYRSKERKRALLQHKARDEERIKRKKLASAIRAGESSPASQSRGSQEKTFPAIDTAAKYLPTTKLVPNQVFCSTSTAVDATLPYTNSIQPVSKNSDKARNADARTNHEDVKKNLRRKMESESSETRVQHAMDKQKSPKLPDETNASNHPKPNPESAGPPGSDQAN